tgtacaaaaaaaaaaggaagaaaaataagaaacaaaAGTTTCGTTAGGGTTTACATTGTgaataatttgtttttttatagtgaataattaagataaattacttacttttttttaaaggaagATAAATTACTTACTTATATCTATTGTTATTGATAGACTCATAATTAATCTtaattaaataaggaaacaaGTAAACAAATCAAATTTATAAGATAACCTAAATTGAATTCAAAAAAAGATAATCTAAActataaaaaaataagataaagaTATGATAAGATAATAATATAAGATATGATAAAGCTATTATCAACCCTTAAAGCTAAGTATATAATAGGGTGTTCCTATGTGCAATGTTCTATGTATAtcattattactattttttctaTTTCTCCCAATCAATTCATATTGGTATATACAGCAACATTCATCATCAATGACCATGAGTtcaaaaaaatcatcaataatGACCATATTTGGTTAGAATAAGAATCTGCACGTTACAAATTCTTCAACAATCGACATACGTGTACGTAACAAGAATCTAAGATTACCATATTCAGTTAGAATCTCATTGAATCAGAATCTAGTCCTTTCAATTCAAATTCCATATTCATCGCCATTCAACACCAATCAAACACCATCATCATCGCTGTTTTCAGTTCAACACAACGCAACACAAACACCGTTGTTACTTGTTATTCTCTTTGATTCTCCTATAAATATATCGATACTCTTTCTGCAAAAACATCAAAACTTGCTCTGtttccacaaccaccaccaccaccaccaccaccaccatggcTGCGGCGTTCACTTGCTCTGCCGCCGACCTCCACCCTCTTCTGGGCACCGGGGCTAATGCTACGGCGGCGGCAGAGTTCATTTGTTCCCGGTTTGGTGCCATCTCGAACAAGTTCACTGACACCGCCTACGCCGTGGACAACACCTACCTCTTGTTCTCTGCTTACCTCGTCTTCGCCATGCAGCTTGGTTTCGCCATGCTCTGCGCCGGTTCCGTCCGTGCCAAGAACACCATGAACATCATGCTCACCAACGTTCTTGATGCCGCCACCGGTGGCATCTTCTTCTACATCTTCGGTTTCGCCTTGGCCTTTGGCACCCCATCAAATGGTTTCATCGGGAAGCACTTCTTTGGTCTCAACGAGTTTCCTTCCCCTTCTTTTGACTATGGATTCTTTCTTTATCAGTGGGCTTTCGCCATCGCCGCTGCGGGGATTACCAGTGGTTCGATTGCAGAGAGGACTCAGTTTGTTGCTTATTTGATTTACTCTTCGTTCTTGACTGGTTTGGTTTACCCGATTGTGGCACATTGGTTCTGGTCTTCTGATGGGTGGGGTTCCCCTGCAAGAACAGAGAATCTTCTGTTTGGTTCTGGTGTTATTGATTTTGCTGGCTCTGGTGTTGTGCATTTGGTGGGAGCAGTTGCAGGATTCTGGGGTGCTTTCATTGAAGGTCCTCGTATGGGAAGGTTTGATCATGCAGGGAAGCCTGTACCATTGAGGGGACACAGTGGAACACTTGTTGTTTTGGGGACATTCTTGTTGTGGTTTGGTTGGTATGGTTTTAACCCTGGTTCTTTTATTACTATCTTGAAGAGTTATGGTGAGAGTGGTTCTGGTAATTACTATGGACAATGGAGTGCAATTGGGAGGACTGCAGTGACAACAACACTAGCTGGATGCTCTGCTGCACTCACTACTCTGTTTGGGAAGAGATTGCAAACAGGACATTGGAATGTGACTGATGTTTGCAATGGTTTGCTTGGTGGGTTTGCTGCAATTACTTCAGGGTGTTCTGTTGTGGATCCTTGGGCTGCAATTATATGTGGATTTGTGGCAGCTTGGGTGCTGATTGGATGCAATGTGTTAGCTGAGAAGTTTCACTATGATGATCCTCTTGAGGCTGCACAGCTTCATGGAGGTTGTGGAACTTGGGGGATAATCTTCACTGCATTGTTTGCTAAGAAGCAGTATGTAAATGAGGTTTATGCTGGGCTTCCTGATAGGCCATATGGGCTTTTAATGGGTGGGGGTTGGAGGCTATTGGCTGCACATGTTGTGCAGATTTTGACTATTGCTGGTTGGGTGAGTGTTACAATGGGAGCTGTGTTCTTTGTGCTGCATAAGCTGAATCTGCTGAGGATTTCACCTGAGGAGGAGATGGCTGGTTTGGATATGACTAGTCATGGTGGATTGGCTTATGAGTATCATGAAGACGTGGGGTCTGTGCAAAAAGCTTTGGAAATTCGtgtttgatttttatttgtAAAGGGAACTACTATAAGACTCTTCTAGAGTGAATAAATAAAGTCAGCTAGTAAGGTTTTATTAACTTATAATTTAGCACTGTGTTACTTTGTAAAGATCAGTTTAAATATATTGCTATTGACTCATTTTTTATATTAGACAAACCCAGTTCAGAagctctttttttcttcttctatttgTAAAAGCGTGTAATTGTGGTACATCATCACAGAAATccaaccaacaacaacaattgTCAAATACTTTATACCACTTAGTGAAGTTGCTATCCGAATCAAACTACACTATTGAGCTTgatgaaaaattaaattatcaaaAATATTATTGATAGTGCTCATTTTAACAATATCTTTCTAAGTTGTTTTTGTCATCATCTACCTCTATTCACATGACTAATAATCTCTTATCAACCATTCTCACTAGTATTTTCATAGATTTTCTTTGTACATGTCCATACCACTTTAACTAGCTCATTAAATATCTTCTTTTATATGCTTTGTACATCTTATTCTTTCTAGTGTGACGGTTTCTAACAACCAACCAGATTACATAATTTCATCATATTATaatataagattttaaaaacaattcaatagatttaaaataaaaaaagcaaaaaaagaaTCCTAATATTAACTCAACCACATTTTAACCCAAAAAGCGGTCCCCAACTCCCCATAGATTCttgacgggtgcaatttatattttcgatttaaaaaaaaggcttaaataagtttttggtccctaacctttaccaaatgcttggttttcgtccctcgccggagcaaaggtgggttttagtccctaacctttgccacaatatttggttttggtccctccggagctctgggtcaacgccggagctccggtggcctaTGTGGCATGACCACGTCACTTTAATGAGCCCaactggaatttttttttcatttaaaatataaaaaaaacacataattaAAACCCTTTTTTCTAAACAACATCATATCTTCTtcaggttaaaaaaaaaatcaccagAACTTTGAAGAAATGATTGAACGAAATTTGCAAAAAGCCAAGTGCTTGCATCTTCTTCATCCCTGTAATCAACTTCCGTTCGTGCAATTTCATCTCAGCACAATCAACTTCCCTTCCTGAATGCAACcctaccttcttcttcttctcctcaccAATCACATTCAAAACCCCATAGCCAAAAGCATAAACCCAGAATGCAACcctaccttcttcttcttcttcttcttcccctccaccattttcttcttctccttccctcTCACAACTGCACTAACAACAGAATGCAGCAAATGATGTCACCttcgtcttcttcctcttctctgtcGCAAACCACCACCAGATCCGAGGACCAGCAAATCCAGATCTGGATCGAAATCAGGGTCAACAACAAATCTGGGTCTGGGTCTGAGGTT
This is a stretch of genomic DNA from Lotus japonicus ecotype B-129 chromosome 1, LjGifu_v1.2. It encodes these proteins:
- the LOC130730473 gene encoding ammonium transporter 1 member 4-like, with the translated sequence MAAAFTCSAADLHPLLGTGANATAAAEFICSRFGAISNKFTDTAYAVDNTYLLFSAYLVFAMQLGFAMLCAGSVRAKNTMNIMLTNVLDAATGGIFFYIFGFALAFGTPSNGFIGKHFFGLNEFPSPSFDYGFFLYQWAFAIAAAGITSGSIAERTQFVAYLIYSSFLTGLVYPIVAHWFWSSDGWGSPARTENLLFGSGVIDFAGSGVVHLVGAVAGFWGAFIEGPRMGRFDHAGKPVPLRGHSGTLVVLGTFLLWFGWYGFNPGSFITILKSYGESGSGNYYGQWSAIGRTAVTTTLAGCSAALTTLFGKRLQTGHWNVTDVCNGLLGGFAAITSGCSVVDPWAAIICGFVAAWVLIGCNVLAEKFHYDDPLEAAQLHGGCGTWGIIFTALFAKKQYVNEVYAGLPDRPYGLLMGGGWRLLAAHVVQILTIAGWVSVTMGAVFFVLHKLNLLRISPEEEMAGLDMTSHGGLAYEYHEDVGSVQKALEIRV